Sequence from the Nasonia vitripennis strain AsymCx chromosome 5, Nvit_psr_1.1, whole genome shotgun sequence genome:
taaaaacgttaaaataagaatatacaggacaataatactgccggtggttctgtacgggtgcgaaacgtgggctctcactaagcaggcggacaaccgttttagggtatttgaaaataaagtcttgcgaaaaatatacgggccgaagaaagatgaggaaaccggggaatggaggagactacacaatgatgagttacacaatctgtacgcgtcaccaaatatcaacagaataataaaatcgcgcagattgggatgggcagggcacgtagcgagaatgggagacgaccgtacggcagcgcgtgtcatgaagggcaggccgatggtaacgcgacctctaggtagacctagacgtagatgggaagacaacgtaaaagcggatctagtagaaataggacgggtgggtgtcgatcggagaggtgcatcttgggtggggttgacacaagatagggcagcgtggaaggcttgcgtagatgaggcgctgaactttcgagttccaaatgccatgtaaaaaaaaaaactatcttTAGTCTTAAGTACTAGTTTTAAGTCTTTTATTCTTCTGTTATATACCAAGCTTGTACACAGGTAACTTAGTTTACCTTTACAAGGCTTGCTGGTATGCGTATTCTTAAGGTATACTATGAAACCTATCATCttggtttaataaataataaataaataataacatatCCTGCAGGTGATAgtagtatacctatatataagtgtatagatatttattgatattttttttaatgtttatgCACGCGTCAGAAATAACAGGAAGAGATGAGTGGCTTTTGCGAAAGAAATGAGATTTATAATGTCAGCGGCGTGACTGTACACATCGGTGAAAATTTGGAGTTTTCGCTCGGAAGAACCAGAGCGAAAAGCGGAAGCTGAACTGAGACTCTTATAATTTTACTTAGGAGAAGCCCTAGCTGTTTTTTTTTGATGATGGACATCAACTGCGGACAGTCTGTTTTCTTGCTTGATAGGAAAAACGAGCTAAATAAGCTTATGTTACAGAGGGTATTCACATTCTGTAACAGTTTTTTTATAACTACGAATATGATGTTTTCCAGTAATATAACGGTACTTCAATTAAAAATCCCCGCTTTTATCAGTGCTTCAATATTGTATTTTCTATCCCGCTAGATATTGATCTTGATCGAATGCGCTATAAACACgcagaagcgatataagtagCAGATAAagaaatgtatatataaaagcaCACAGCAGATTTCAAAATGATCAGACTGTAAAGTATCTTGAAATCATCAACACACTACCAGACCAATTTTACTAACCGCCAAAATGAGTCAAACTCTTACCTACCTTTTGCTCTTGGTCGTCCTTATCGCCTGTCTGACTAATGGCGCTGTTGCGGGTAAGTTGATATTTTCACCTGTATTACCTTACTGAATAAAAATCTCAGATGAGATTTCTGGCCGAAATCTCACTTGAGATTCTGCCCTACGGATTGCtaaaatttcttaaataaCTATTATTCagtttgttataattaaaaCTTGCCATCTAGGTGgtaaaaactctcaaataagttaaaaaatacacGTTTTCAAGCATTTGAAGCAGtatgcaaatttaaaaaaaataatacgagaATCTCTAGTTAGCAACTCAtgagttaaaattttaaaaatctataaaaactGGCTGTATGAGCAACTCGAAACATTGTTTTTCGAACTTATTTGCGAGTTTTTACCACCTAAGAGGTAACTTAATTATAACAAAATGAATAATGGATATTTATATTAAGAAATTTTAGCAATCGGCATGGCAgaatctcaggtgagattttGGCCAGAGATCTCACCTGAAATTTTCCAGTAGGgtattttacttattaaagTGTTGGCTGAATGAATTTCGTCATAGCATTAATTGTCATTTGTTAAATGTTACAGCGGCTGAATGGGgatgcagcagcaacagcgaaTGCGGAACGTGCAGCTGTACTGGTGGATATTGCGTCTGTCCCGATGGAGTGGTCTAAATCAGCTGAGAAGCCTTATCGTCCTTTTATTGATTGATTTCGAGAAGAACAATGTAGCTTTATAActtgattaatttttctaatccactaaaataaatgatttataGTATTCCATAAAGCTGGATTGGTGTGATTTTTCCTATTGTTTAAAACCTTCAAGTATaattgaaaacataatcaCAGAAATAATCGAATACTGACTGGATGATAATATATTCCACTTACATTACCTACCTTTACCTtatatatttctaaaatttatgTATTCTTTAAACAGATTCCGTCTTTTATAGTTGAGCATAAAACGCTTTGCccgtttaaaattttgttcatcTTTTGTTCTTACGTATGAGCTTGCAAATTCCTAAGctttcgaataaaaaatataattcccGCGGCCCGCCGTGCGTCGACGCGCCTGCGCAGTCTGCACTCCCGAGTCGCGAGTCGCGGCCGCGCATTCGTGATACATATCCGTGAGTTCGCGACGTCACACAGAGCGCATAAACAGCTGATCCGCATTGACTAGTCCAAAATGGCCACATGCATGAGTTTATAGTGAAAAGTTGGTGTTTTCCGGCAAAATTCGCCAAGTCCTGAGGCACAAATCAATCACTACTGCCAATCGACCGATTCTGTAAGCCCCGTAGATTTACCTCACGCAATTATCTCGACGACGACTGGCGCAGttggattaaaaaaaagtcgacgaAAACCTCAATGCCGTCACACGCAGTGACATCTCGCGCAGCAGACGCTCTATGGGCTATGGCATTGGCTCTAAGCCTAAGCCTCGGCTCTAATGACTTTTTGTTAATTCGCGAAAAATAGTCACGAGGCGCGTCGCCCCGAGGCTAGCTAACTCTTCTAATGTTTGTGTGGCGTCGTTCGTCCGACCGAGCGACGTACGTCGAATTATTCAATTGCTGGACTTATTGATCCAATTCGTGGCCATTTTATGTAAAGTAACAAAGTGTATGTACAAGGTTGTAAAGTGATTGTGCCTGGTGACTCCGATTCCGATACAGTTTTGCTTCTTGTgcgaaatattttttcgttttcgtCAGTCGACTTTTTTTACCTTGCTTTGCCATTTATCAATTTTCCTtcttaaatatatatacactcttGATGGCTCATACGTTGGCCAACTTGAGACTGCTTGTATGAGTATCATAGAAAATTTTGATTGAAATCCTGCAGGATCAGTAATCATGACAGCTGGTACTAGTTTGGTTGTACCCGTAGTGCTGTGGGGGCGTATAGCTCCCACACACTGCATCTCGTGCATATACCTATCACGAGATCAAAAGACTTTAGTAACAGGTTGCTATGACGGACAAATTTGTTTATGGCAAGTGGATCCTGAAACATTAAAGGTAGTTAAATGTTGCTGTGTTTTTggattcatacttttttatatatccACTAATAATGATCATTGTGTTTCATTCATAATCTCACAGATGACTCCAAGATGTTTACTAGTTGGTCATACAGCTCCGATCATGTGCCTTAGTCGAGCCAGTGTCATCATGGAGCAAAACTATATTGTTAGCAGTAGCGAAAGTGGAGAAATGTGCACTTGGGATTTGGTTGATGGAAAGTGCCGTGAAACTGTTAAGCTCAATAACATTCACACTCAAATGTTACCGTATGTCTCTGCTGGAGGCGAGGATGTTAGATTATTTTGTTCAGGGTAAatttataatgtatttaattttttatatcacCTTAGTGACATTCAATAAAATTACATTTGCAATCCTCAGATATTATCCAGAGGTACTAGTGATGGATCCATTTAGCCTAGAAGTACTATTTACCCTGAGTTCCAGGGTAAACCCAGATTGGATCAGTGCTCTACATATCCTGCGGCCGGCCAAACGGAAAGGTCGGTTCTACGTGCACACAAGTTAGTTTACACTCATTCACACCTACGCTTACTACCTCTTATACTTAAACATTAATCCTTTTTTACTCCCTAtgatttgtattttattttgtagtaGAGTAAATAATTGCACAATTGAATTTGACCatattgcaaataattaagattattCTGAACTTGCTTCAATTCAAAGCGCGATACTTAGAAATTGAAGAATATGATAAATGAGCTTCTGGTTTCAAACTTTGGTTAAATTATTGAAAGTGTGGATAACAATGGGTTGCACTGTTTTTGAATGATAAAGTCACAAAACTTTGTGGTAAAAATAATCTAACAATTGTATGAGTAGACTTTAAATTGtatatttacataataataatggtTATACTAGTTCCTCTTaaagtaatttataaatatttttaatgtaaatTATAATGTTGCAGCATGTAATCAAAGCGGATTCAAATTGGTACTTGAGTGCTGGTAGTTGAACTTGCTCTATGTACTCCTATATTTCTAGAATCTTGAACGGGTTTATAAATCTTCTTGCTGTTTTAAAACATACAAAGCATTATCTGGGTTATTGATCgatcaaaatcgattttttaaattaactaACAATAACAAAACTTCGtgctaactttttttttattagcacTTTTACTCTctttagaattttatttttatcatactTACCACAAACCTTGCTAAAGTCTTTTCCCTGCTATTCATTAATCATCTACACACAATAATCGCAAAACAATACTCTCTGTAAGTATATACAACATGAGTAATCTCTTTCATACGAAACTAGAAAAGAGAatagtatattaataatactttatatttttataagcaTGAAAAGCTTGTGAGTTTTAGTGAAATAATTGATAATTGTGATGTTTTTATATTGTCAAATCTTAAATCTGTTGACTATTCAATTAAAGACCAAAAGTTTtgcattttattaatttatttattttattcattgtgCAGACTTCATTTGTTGGAAATGATGTAACTTataaattatgattattaatttatgaCTGAATTCTTAAAAAGTTCTTCTGTAGTAAATTGCTGCTTTATAAAActactatatatactaaagaagtttaaaaaaaaactctattaaaatttaatcaatgCATATAGTTTCTACACAAAGTTTCATGTTTTTATTTGCTTATTAAATCAAAATGAGATACAAGTGTGTTTTCAAATGGGATCCAGTAGAATTTGgcacaaaaaatattttaaagttttgGAGTTTGTGTTATTCCAAGTGGCTAGCTTTGCATGTATTGGatattctctttcttttatttcttttgtATATGTAATTCACTATTTTCGTTTCAATGAATTTGTTAAATATtgctttttaaagaaaaaggtttatgaactttattttttatgcatgaataaaaatggaaaaaaaaatattgttatattatGGATATTTGTACTTGCATGTTTGTtggaaaaatttgtaaaattgtagaaaattctgtataattttatttgtatacatagattatattttttatttattaatattatacacaaattgaattgaaataaatataatacagTTCATGCCAATAGcaatagaaataaattcttGTTTCTAATTGCCTATTGTTTACAACAACtaatcaacattttttaaagatgacGTGGTATTGGCTTTAACAACTACTGGAACAGTAAAAGTCTGGACTCTTTTGGGACATGAGAATCGTAATAGCGAGCCACTTTACGAGCATGAGAGCAAGCAGATCAGATGTTTGAATGCCCTAGCTATGACCTGCTGTCCTTACAACCAACGTACTGTACTTATAGTGTGTTCCAAATATTGGcaggtaaaaattttgttttcgcGCAATTTTGCACACGAGTCATATACATATGCGCATATTAAAATACAGTTCCaatattaattttagatttatgaTGCTGGAGATTTTTCGGTCTTGTGTTCTGTAACTGCACCCAGAGGAGAAAGATGGATGGCTGGTGACTTTTTAGCTGCAGACCGGGTGATTCTTTGGAGCGATGAAGGGCATGGTTATTTGTACAAATTACCAGCAAAGTAAGTTTAGACTGTGATTTTGTTAAGTACACTTTATACTAcccatttttaaatataattaactgTAAAGGTATGATGTTAAATTTATATGAAGAAATCAACTTTTTCATGTTAATATATTGTTTTGGCAAGGGGGAAAAAGTTATCTATTTCTAAAAATTACATTTAGTGTAGACTGGTGTTTGTGGGAAAAATTGATTTCTATGAACTATGTTTTCTACTTTGAAAATACACAATTGCACAACAACCAAATAATTaacaattcaataaaattacaattttgtaTTTCTTTATTGGTTGTAGGGTTATTACACAACTTGAAAGGTAGTTCTACACAAGTATTTACATGATTCTTACTAAATTAAGACAGTTATGCTCTTAACATATTTCAATTTAGataattgacttttaaaactaacatttttttaaactattttttttaaataatcgttTAAAACAATACATATTAATATCAATTCTTACAAAACAACACTAAAATTTAATATGtatgtttttatttcatattagATTATGCTGCTAACTATTAGCAAAGCACTTGCAAGCAATGCACAATTTAATTATCATTCTGTTATTGCTCATGTTTCTTTTTCAAGCATAACAGCGCCATACATTTATATTCATAATGTAATCGTCATATCTTTTTCAGTAATGAACTTgcatttactttaattttataatacattttaataatCGTTAGACTCATGATTGTATAATCTCATTCATTATATTAACAATGTTATGCTGATGAATGACTCATGGTAATTGattatctaaaaaaatttaagaaagataaaattgaatttgatttattaaattcattttttcacaCCGAAAGTTctttctactttttttcttatattaaagtggtatgaattaaaaatctacgaaatttgtttttttttatagtactGCAGGGCATAAATCCGCATTTATGTTAacacgcctatccgtgacaTAAGTAGTCCTTTATTGCACCGTGCATATCGCCctcggtgcaaaaaaggactgctAATGTCACGGATAGACGAGACAGCGAATTTATGCTAGTCAatgctataaaataatgtacgaTACACGTGTCATAAGTCGTTCTTCATGGCACTGCGTTAAGCGCTCGAGCGTAGCGTAAAATACGACTTATgccactagtatcgtaatgtactaataTTACTTGAGTCAAATTTTTGTGACCAAACATTTCATGATAATCCTGTCCTTTATTCCTTAAGTCATTTACACAGTACTCCAATTAATGCATTTCTGATCTTTTTTTCACGATGATGTTCTTTccataaaaaattaacatcTGCCATGTTCTACGGTGGACCTGGTCTGTTATAGCAAGCTGAAGGGCAAGGCTCTCAGCAGGTAACCCTGCATTGTCATATAAACCTcatatacaataattattcACTCTTCTTTTGTAATTCTATTCTGTAAACCTTGGACTTTTCTCTTTACCAGCTTAACTCGCTCTGAGTCAGTAAATTCTAAGATTTCCAGTttaagatgaaaaaaaaatgtttgtcctGGACCATTCAAAATAGTCAAGTTTgaaactattattttaattttattaaatggTGATGGTtaaggaattgaaaataaaaaatttaaataatagcattaacttaataaataaaactttttcatcAATAACTAGTATctttttgattaattaataCTTCAGAGTAGTGCTCATCTTCTTTCACATTTCatatataaattatcacaTTTCGAGTTCATATCCTTTTACACAATAATTTTAAGACTTTGCTTTTGTTGCTTCTATGCACGCACTGAATGACACGTTAACAGCTTCTCTATCGAATACAAacactttgtttattttgtttaaagcACTATGAtggtattttatttcaaatagtAAGAATTCAAATAGAAGTGCAGAATGCACTaacaataaaacaataatttgGCATCtatgtttttgattttataattttaaattgatttgCTGAATTTATTTTGTGCAATTTAATATATGTGTCTATTCATTGTTTATGCTAAATGTTTtggttttttaacgatattttgAATGTCAatgttaatattataattgaacagttttttcaataattgtGGAAAGACCAAAACAAACGCTTGAACGTTAAATTATCTACAATGATACTAATAATATTTACTGAGCAGTAGTGTCGCAGACAACAAGAACTTCCATTCAGCCTCAGTGGAGAATGATCAACCATACTTATACTGCACTCTTACTCAGCCTGGTGATAAGGTacgaataatttttctttttgaataaatattcttgttttctttttatatttataatctttATTATTCTCTAGCCTTTATCTTGTCCACCTGCAATGCGACTAGTCACAGCTCAGCAAGGAAACAAAACTCAAAAGTTTCTTTTACGTGGTGACAGTGAAGGAGTTGTAATGCTTTGGACAGTGCCAGACATAACAGGCCAGCAGATGAATCAAATAAATCAACATGACAGTACTCCACCAATGCTACCACCTACCTTGAAAACTAGTATAACTGCAGCCTGGGAAGCAATGAAGCCATCCCCAGTTGGAATTCTGGATCAGTTGGACTGTGGGGATGGACATGGAATTAAATTAACAGCCAGTATTTACTTACCCCAGCAGAGTCGTTTGGTTGTGGGTAGAGAAGATGGGAGTATAATAATTGTCCCAGCTACACAAACTGTAATGTTGCAGTTATTACATGGAAATCACCAGCAATTCGATGGTAAGACTACAAAATTTGGatattcatattttatatcgttgtatattattttgtaaacgttttataaaattcattagatTGGCCCCCTCATCAAGTCCTGTTAGGGCACTCAGGGCGTGTAAATTGTCTACTGTATCCTCATGGAGCTGCATCCAGATATGACAAAACCCATTTAGTTTCGGGATCTGTTGATTTCGCTGTGTGCTTGTGGGATTTGTACGCGGGAACCCTGATTCATCGTTTTTGCGTTCACGCTGGGGAAATTACTCAGCTACTGGTTCCTCCAGATAATTGTAGTGTAAGTGTGATACAACATTTAGACAGGTTACAGTTGTTTGTTTCAActaaattaacgaaaaatttCAACTTGCAGCCaagaatccaaaaatgtgtctGTAGCGTAGCTTCAGATCATAGCGTTACGTTGCTATCGTTAGCCGAAAGAAAATGCGTCGTTTTAGCTTCGCGTCATTTATTCCCTGTGGTCACCATCAAATGGAGGCCATATGATGATTTTATGATTGTTGGATGTTCTGATGGAGCTGTTTACGTTTGGCAAATGGAAACCGGTCACCTCGATCGCGTCTTGCATggtatgaaaattatttttgtgattGTGATTTTACGGAATTTTTAACGTGACAATTGAAATTTTGAAGGTATCATAGCCGAAGAAGTATTATATGCTTGCGATGAAAATACAATGGTAACAACTGGCTCTAGTAGTGGTGGAGGTGAATTGGGCTTAGCGAACCCAGCTGTTCATTTCTTCAGGTAATATAAccagaaattaataaaatttttaacttgaTTTTACAATTCTCTAAATACcaacaattatatttttcagagGTTTAAGGCACAGAAATTTATCAGCTATTCGTCATGCTACACAGCGAGGTCTGCATCAATTGCAACAACTTCACGGCGGTCATGGAAACGATCACGGGAATCAGATAAGGGCTAAAGGTGCTCCGCTGACCATCCAGGGTTTCCGCAGCAATCCCAAAGATCCAGAGAGTCATATTCTTTTCTTCGACATCGAAGGACTCATAGGTAAAACTCGTAATTTTGTTGCTTAGATTTTTCTTTGCAGGACAATTTTCAGCGGATATAAGCCCCAGGAATAGGAAGTTATATCGGTCCTGGCTTTTTTTGTTGCGTGAACTTGCTTCATAAATAAACGAAATTTTCGATGTTCATACAGTACAATTATTGAGCGACGAGTACGGGTCTATGTCGCCCGGATCATTGGAAGCGCAGGGCTTGATTTCAGCTACGGAGTATCAAAAAGTTGCTGCGCTTACGCAGTCAGCAAGCCCTGATGCACATAAGAAAATTGCAGGTGAGGATTCTGCGAATATGTGGCTGCTACTACTTGACCCTTTCGAGCCAGTTAGACTCAAATTGTACTTTGTATATATTAACAAAAGTTGCTTGTTGGGCTTTATAAAATGTAAGCATACGCGTACAAAGTACTTTTTGaagtttttattcaaatttaaaattattttgtccAATAATAGAAGGTGACTAAAGGGTCAAGTACAAAGGTGCAATAAAGTCCTGCTATTAGGGTACTGCATGTATGAGGAGAGAATGTATGCAATTATTGactaatattaaaatttatagacTTTTTTGGTCGCGTCAAGGATAAGGCAGGTGACATGGAGCGGATACTGAAGGAAAAGGATCGACATGGTACCGTGTTGTAGCAAAACTGTTGCATATGTGTTTATTTGCCCTTATCAACAACTTATTTGTTACCGTCATATATGTTTATTTAATTGCTTTGATAATTACTGCTATTATACATTTTAACATGTCTTACGTTCTTGTctgaatttattaattttacttattttctagatggttattattatttatattaatgttattatttttctgattaaaaaatcttattgaaAAGACACATAGTAAAATTAGAAATACATTGATTCTTGGCAAATTTTATAGAACAATTCACGTTTATAAATCTGACGAATGCAATggattttttaatcatttcaaatatattttattgcaattttatttatttatagaagTAGTCAGGTTTCAATGTTAGGACTTACAGTGTTTCAATTCATTCGGGAAGCATCAAGAAAAATCATTCAGATTAGTTCAGACAAAAATCTGTGGGTCCAGCATGTGAAGCTCCTGtagaatttattataatttatgttCTCGTTCGCTTTTTGTGATTAAAGTATACATGTGAATGTGAAAAACTTGTTAAAGGGCAAATTTTTCTATAGGTATTATTGCTAAGATGAAGGAGGGCGCAGAGAATGTGCATACTAAAATTCAGGCTAAAGTGGAAAGCGTTGGTCTGAAGCCATCGACTCTCGATGGTAAAGGTTAGAGTATTTGCTTTGCGAGCCTATATGAAAGATATAAGCTATAAGTTATAGGCATATATAGCATGATTTTACGTCCTATACGTTTTGCTTTTGtacttattataattataattttattcataagTTCAATAGATCGTCTATATGCTATGCTTATTTAAAAGTCGTTCATTCAAGgatatttgaaattattttgtcaactaatggaaaatttaattttaatattaccTCCTTGAATGCAATCGGTTTTATTAAACagtttttttgtatttaatcTTTCATCCAACATATCCTGCTTcagtttattttcattttaacttattttttCTGAATTCTTAGCAATTGGTCTACGCCCAATGTACTACAAAGATTGCTTTTCTTGAAGGCATGCATACACGCTTTATCATCATTAATTTGGCTCATTTCAGTTCTCTCAGTCGATTGCAATGGCACTATTCTCCAGATTCActgtacaattttaatttattctcaTTATACATGGTAAAGACcctgtatttatttatataaatcatCCATATAGTCGTATACTACATTGTTTTGAcatgaatatttaatttaccTATTATTTGTATCGTTACTTTCATCGTCACGTTTTTATATTCTGATTTATATCATAATGCCcttgattttatatttaatttttagtcGTAAAGtatgtttatatatttttgttcacGTCACTGTCATACAATGATAGATTTTTAGCTATTTCATTTGCATAATCTAACAATACAATGTCGTTGATTGTTAGGCGACGGATGGAATAATGACAGCACCAGAAACTCTCTGAAACGCAATGGGGCTTTCAATGAACCAAATTCGACAATGGAGATAgctcaacttttgttaagtcTACTGCACGCTTGGGGAATGGACCCAGACCTTGATCGCGTTTGCGAAGGCAAGCTAGGACTTCTGAGACCAATGGTACCGGTATCCTTTGGAGTATTATCGAAAGGAGGTATGTTTTCTTATCTGAAATCAGATCAATCGttaattaattcattactGACAAATAATATTTCCAGGGTACATGTCGTTCTTACTTCCAACGTGGCAGACTCATCTTGAGCATTGTATAGGAGAACCTGCGACGCAGTTGGAGCAGCGTTTGCCGGTAGAACTAGTCAGACAAGAAAGGCTCACGAGGGCCTTTACCTCAAGGGCACACTGGGAATTGTCGACCACTTTGACTAGCAACCACTTGTTGGCCGTGGTAGCCCTGTCTAATACTCTCATGTCGATGAATAACGCAACATTTGTTCCTGAGCAAGAAAGAAACCGTAAAATGCATAGGTGAAGTGtttacataatatatttttttttgtttttattactGACTGCTGATGTCCAACTTATTTTATATTGTCTTTTTTAGGCCAGGAAATAGGCCAGTAAATTGGAATAAAGCTGAAGAAGAGAATGAAGAAATGTACACTGTGCAACAGGCGCAGATAAAACAAGGCTGGTCCTTGTTGGCTACGCTGCACTGCGTTCTTCTTCCCGATAAAGTCGCCGCTCAAGGCGGATCTAAAACATTTAAGAAACCTCAGGTGGAGATGATGGCTCGAAGATGGCAACATCAGTGCCTGGAGATACGAGAAGCGGCTCAAGCGCTTTTACTCGCTGAGCTAGGAAGAATGGGGCCGAAGGGTAGGAAAGCTTTAGTGGACAACTGGGCACCGTATCTACCAATGTACAGCACTCAAGAGCCTATCGCGCCgcaaaatcaaaaccaaagcccACCACCTGGTAGTCCACCTCCGAACAGCGAGCATCCCGATGTGGAggacgacgaagaagaagaacttGCCGAAGGTGTgtatttgatatattttttattatttaaaatgtattcacttacaaaaaagaagaaaaaaacatgaaCGATTCTTCTTTCACAGAACTGAGCGTGTCAAGAAAACCATCGAGCGTTGCTGAACTGAAGCGTAAACAAACTACTGCTGTTGTGCTGTTAGGTGTCATTGGCGCGGAATTCGGCCAGGATGTGACGACAAACAATCAGAAGAGGGATAATGACCAGCGACGCAAGAGTTCAGTTGTCGAAGGTTTTGGAATCGGAAACAACAATTTATCGAGGCTCACAAGCATTGCCCTAACGCATTTACTGTACGCACCTAATTCGCAAAAATTACCTCTTCACACGGCTTTGAGAAGAGCCGCCATTGATCTCATTGGCCGTGGATTTACTGTCTGGGAGCCTTACCTTGATGTTTCTAGAGTAAGGACACCTATTGTTATGATATAATACGTGGGATTCAGTCCATTTCTTTAAGGATACAATTTTGTTATTAGGTTCTTTTGAGTTTGCTCGAAATGTGCTGTGATGCAGATAAACTTGTGCCAAGTATGACCTACGGCCTTCCATTGACTCCAGCCGCAGACAGCTGCAGAACGGCTCGGCATGCCCTGACGTTGATCGCCACCGCGCGTCCAGCAGCATTCATCACAACGATGGCACGTGAAGTAGCCAGATACAACACGTTGCAACAGAACGCACAGACGCTCAACATCAACCTAGGAGCCAGTGTGCTGGCCAGAGCCAAACCAGAGATCCTGAGAATCGTTGAGCAACTGATCGATAAAATGCAAAGCGAGATGAGCGATTTATTAGTAGAAGTACGTCATTCGaaaacatttcattttaattatgCCACGTTAATGGTTTAC
This genomic interval carries:
- the LOC100118200 gene encoding WD repeat-containing protein 7 isoform X15 translates to MTAGTSLVVPVVLWGRIAPTHCISCIYLSRDQKTLVTGCYDGQICLWQVDPETLKMTPRCLLVGHTAPIMCLSRASVIMEQNYIVSSSESGEMCTWDLVDGKCRETVKLNNIHTQMLPYVSAGGEDVRLFCSGYYPEVLVMDPFSLEVLFTLSSRVNPDWISALHILRPAKRKGRFYVHTNDVVLALTTTGTVKVWTLLGHENRNSEPLYEHESKQIRCLNALAMTCCPYNQRTVLIVCSKYWQIYDAGDFSVLCSVTAPRGERWMAGDFLAADRVILWSDEGHGYLYKLPAKVITQLESKLKGKALSSSVADNKNFHSASVENDQPYLYCTLTQPGDKPLSCPPAMRLVTAQQGNKTQKFLLRGDSEGVVMLWTVPDITGQQMNQINQHDSTPPMLPPTLKTSITAAWEAMKPSPVGILDQLDCGDGHGIKLTASIYLPQQSRLVVGREDGSIIIVPATQTVMLQLLHGNHQQFDDWPPHQVLLGHSGRVNCLLYPHGAASRYDKTHLVSGSVDFAVCLWDLYAGTLIHRFCVHAGEITQLLVPPDNCSPRIQKCVCSVASDHSVTLLSLAERKCVVLASRHLFPVVTIKWRPYDDFMIVGCSDGAVYVWQMETGHLDRVLHGIIAEEVLYACDENTMVTTGSSSGGGELGLANPAVHFFRGLRHRNLSAIRHATQRGLHQLQQLHGGHGNDHGNQIRAKGAPLTIQGFRSNPKDPESHILFFDIEGLIGDGWNNDSTRNSLKRNGAFNEPNSTMEIAQLLLSLLHAWGMDPDLDRVCEGKLGLLRPMVPVSFGVLSKGGYMSFLLPTWQTHLEHCIGEPATQLEQRLPVELVRQERLTRAFTSRAHWELSTTLTSNHLLAVVALSNTLMSMNNATFVPEQERNRKMHRPGNRPVNWNKAEEENEEMYTVQQAQIKQGWSLLATLHCVLLPDKVAAQGGSKTFKKPQVEMMARRWQHQCLEIREAAQALLLAELGRMGPKGRKALVDNWAPYLPMYSTQEPIAPQNQNQSPPPGSPPPNSEHPDVEDDEEEELAEELSVSRKPSSVAELKRKQTTAVVLLGVIGAEFGQDVTTNNQKRDNDQRRKSSVVEGFGIGNNNLSRLTSIALTHLLYAPNSQKLPLHTALRRAAIDLIGRGFTVWEPYLDVSRVLLSLLEMCCDADKLVPSMTYGLPLTPAADSCRTARHALTLIATARPAAFITTMAREVARYNTLQQNAQTLNINLGASVLARAKPEILRIVEQLIDKMQSEMSDLLVEVMDIILHCLDPGHLKTKPLNEVFPAVCRFNQVSHYPPTRRIAVGSRTGHIALYELRGTVKCQSIIAHQAPVTALAFSPEGKYLVSYSCSENKLCFWQQISSGMFGLGNSQIRCIKSYSTAPINDVARLNPMRLARLIWINNRTVTLMLADSSETRFNV